The sequence TTCTAAAGCTGTATTAAGTACATACCTTGCTTCTTTATAATTATCAGTATAGAATTCGTAATTTTTAAAAGTTGAATCCTTTTCTACAGAGAGGAATGGATTTGTTGTTGTTTTAAAATTACTATTTTCAGTTCGAACAAAATTGCACTCAGAGTTGTAAGCAATTTGCTCAATAATTTTTTTGTCTTTTATAAGATAGATTGTATAATCAAATCCGCATTTGGCTACATAATTAACTTTTTCTCCTTGCCAATTTTGCACTAAAGCTTTTATTTTTTCAGGATTATTTAGAATGATGCTTCTAGCTTTTGTACTATCACTTATAACTCCTCCATAATAATTTATGTATAATTCGTAGCCTGTTTCTATAGTATTAAAGTTCTCAATTATTTGTGTTTGAGAAAATGTACTGCTACTTGTAAAGAAGAGTAGTATTTGTAGTATTGTTTTCATTGAAGTATTGTTACATTACATTATTTGATAGTACTAAAGGATAGCTTTCCTATTTAAGAATTAGATAATCCTTAAAACCTTAAATTTCTAAGAATAATTTTATCGGTAAGCTACCAAATTAGATGAGTTTTTTATTCGATTGATAATTCGATTGTTTCATTAGAATAGTTTGAAAAGCTATCCATATTTCCCTTTTTTAAATCAACTTTCAACTTTAATCTTGGGTCGTTAATAGTATACTTATCAATCAACTCTTTTGAAATAATAATCCTTATTTCTGTTTTCTGATTTGGTTTTAAAACTTCTTTGCTATAATTTATATATGCAATTGCCTTGTTCATTTTAATATCATAAATATGGAAGTCTTTCTTACCAGTATTCTTTAAAACAAAAACATAGGGCTTTGATACGTCTTTTTTTAGTTTTTTATATTTTAATTTATTTTCTGATATTTCAAAACTTATTTCTTTTGTAGGCGCTTCATATTTAATTCCTATTTGAATTTTATTACCATTACTAGAATTAATAGGAAATGATGCGTAATTTCTATTTTCAGCTTGTTCTGCAATTAGTGTTATTTTTAAGTCTCTTGTTTCTCCAACTTTTACAGGTGCATTTCCCCAATCAAATTTTAAGGCTGGACTGTTTAATAAAGTTGGCTTTTCAAACGTAATTTCTTTATTTGAGTTGTTTTTAATACGAATCACTTTGGTTAAGTCTTCTTTTCCATCTGTTTTTCCAAAGTCAACTAGTAAATCTCCAATATTATTTTCTTGGTCGATTGCAAGATCATTCATATTGAGTATTTGCAATCCATATTTCGTTTTAAATTCTGTTGCAAATTTTTCAATTTCGTTAGCACTTGTATCATTTTTTCCTTTATTTTCAATCTCTTCAATAATGTAAGAATTTAGATTTTCAGACCATTGCATTAAGCCTAAACTCATTTGGTCTAATAATAGGGGTTGTTTTTGGGTAATCAATTTCCCTGTTTTTGAATTGAAAAAAGTTATAAGACTATCAATTTCAGATTCTGTGTAATTTTGAGAATAAATGGGTATTACTATTAACTTAAACTCATCAATAGATTTTTTACTAACCTTATTTTTTAAGGCTGTCCAATAATTGTCATGAATTACTAAGTTGCTTTTTTTTTGAAACTTAATTGTTTGAGTAATTTGTTTCTCGATAGTACTAATAGTTCCATCGCGCTCTATTAGTTGTTCTATTTTCTCTTCAATGGTTTGTGCATTTCCTTGAATCGATAGGAATGTTAATATTACCAAGTATATTGTTTTTACCATGGGTTTTGCTTAAATATTATTAATGTTAAATTATTAGTGTAGCATTCATGTAAATCTAGTAAAAAGTTAATAAGTATAAAATTACTTTGATGCTTTTGTAGCAACGCTTTAAAATATAAGGAATTTCCATTTGTACCCATTTGTTGTTGAGTTCTTTATTTATTGATATAGGTTATATTAATGTTACTTTTCACTTTTAATTCGCAACTTGTTACAGCAGGAAATTTTGTATCATTAATAAAATTATAAAGTTTTTTTTCAAAATAATCTCTAAATTTTTCATTTTCCGGATTTTGAAATTTAACTTTCACTTCTAAATTGGATATTCTTCCAGATTTATCTAGGGTGAATTTAGCAGAATTGTATGAAAAATATTTTTCGACTTTGTAAAAATAATCTTTAGGATATTCAAACGAAGCAATGAATTTATGTTCTAAATGATCTAAAAATTGCTGAAAACTTTCTTCTCCATTTTCTGCATAATTTAAATCGCATTCGGACACTTCATATATCCTATTTGGATGTGTTTTAACGTAATCTGTTTCCACAAGATTACATAAAGAATCAATATAATTAATCCCATATTTTTTCTTTATATGATCATGCATTATGCTTTGGTAGCAGTATTTTTCAAATCCAATTATTCGTAAACAACTTGCATCTGAAGGTAAAAAAACTGTATCTAAAATGATATTGTTTTTTGCTAACAACTTCTCCATGAGTTTTAGATGATGATCATAGCTATTATTGAAATTTTTACGGTAATAGATGGAGTAGAGGTTGTGTAGTGATAACTTCCCTTTTTTTATATCCTCTTTAGCTCTTTTCTTCTTGTTAATGCAAGAGGTATCAATAATTATCATCTTTTTGCCGTTATGTTTATAATAATCTTCTTTACTGTATATTTTGATAGCAGACTCTTCCTCTTTTCTATTTTCTTTCTTTTTAGTACATGAGAAAATCAATATAGAACACAAAATAAGGAGTATATGTTTCATGAGTTTTGAAAATTAATTGACGGATATTAAGGCTTATATTGATGCGATTTACAGTTTTTTGTGGGGACTGTTTTTGTTGATTTAATTAAAAATTTCAATTTAAAGATGACTTTGCAATAATTTTATATTTTAAATATAGGAAAAAATGTTAGAAGTTATTCAAAGTATTTTATTTGTAGCGTATTTGGATTCGTATTTTTCTCGTTTAACTTACAGTCTATCTTATGATTATTATTAATTCTATACGTTTTGTTTATTTTTATCATGAGGGTTGAGAATTATGAATTCTAAACTGTGATTATTTTTTCAATTTAAATATTATTACCACAATTTTGTGATAAACTTTTTTTAAAATAAAAAACAATCACAAAAACGTGATAGTATAAAAATTCACAAAAAAAGAATCACAGGATTTAAAATATTTTTGATCTTAAAAAAGTATAGTCCGTTATTTAATCGGTTAACTTTCTCATAACCCATTCTAATGGTCCATTTTTTTTATGTTTTAACCATGTAACAGCAAAAAGTATACAAAGTAAGCTAAAACATAATGCATAAACCACTGAGAACTCAATAGTATAATTACCCATTTTGGATGGGTTTATGAAATCAACAATTCCCATTCCAATGATCACATGTGCAACATAAAAAGTTAATGCTAGTTGTCCAGTTTTATTTAAAGCGTTAATTAGGATATGGTTTTCAAAACGTTTGGCAATAATAATACATGCAGAAATTAAGGAAAAGGCAAGTGCAATACCATTGAACATATAAATTGGTAATGGAGGCATTGGATTTGTTCCAAGTATAGCGGTTAGCTCGGTATACGCTATTTTACTTCCTTCGGATAAAAACAATATGAATAAGTGTGATGAAATTTGTATGGCAATTAATGCTGATAAACTATACCAGAATATTTTTTTTACGATTTTTACGTCATTTAAATTTTGTTTCCCAAACCAATAACCAAATAATATAAATGCAACCCAAGGAATTACAGGATGGAAACCATTAAATAAAAGATTTTTTAAAAAAGCTTTTATCGACCAGAAGTTCAAATATTCTAAAGAATTGAAGTCCCAATCAATTTCATAATTCAAAAGCAACATTAATAAAGGAAAAAAAAGAATTATTAGTACTCCATAAATTAGAATAGTTTTTTCCTTACTTGTTGAAAGCAAAAGAGTAATTAGCATATATACTCCATAAAAATGTAAAATATCAGCTGGCCATATTGTTATATATGAAATTCCAACAACGAATAGGAATAGAGCTCTTTTTGCGACCCTATTTCGTACAGATTTGAGTTTCACTTTATCCTTGTTTTTAATAGCAGTGTTTGTCATTAATGCAAGTCCAATACCTGCTAAAACTACAAAAGTTGCTGCTGCTTTGCCATCCAAAATGTTCGAAAAAGTTTTTAGCCAATTTTGTCCGTTTTCACCAAAAACAACTTTGAAATTCACAATTATCATTCCAATAACAGCTAAAGCTCGAGCTACATCTAATCCTACTATTCTATTGTTCATTCTCTTTCTTATCTATAATGTTTAGAAAGTTTAAAAACCATAATAGCCAAAGTAAATTCAGATAACTAAAATTATTACCTATTCTCATGTTATAAAAATTAGGTAGTCCTATTATTCCTAGAAAATCAGAGTACCATTTATTAAAAAAATTATATTTCATCATTAGTAATTAAAATGTTTTCAAAATTATTATTAATTTAATTTTGAAATTTGTCATTTTCAGACAATTTTACTTTATAGGAATATATATATCTGTAATAAATTTCTTTTTATTTTCTTCGTTTGAATAAATTTCTAAAATTGGTTTGTCTATTAATTCTTGATTAATGGTAGTCATCCAATTTGCAAATATTTTAGTGTAAGTTTCAAATGAACTTTCGTGGCTTCCAATATGTTTAAATTTGGCATATTTTTGCTGATTAATCATTTTTACGTTATATAGACCAGTTTGAGGAAATACTTCAAATTCAGGAATGGTTATAGCGGCATTGTATCTACAATTATTAGTATCGGTTATCTCGTTATCGTCTACTATTTCTGCTAAAAAAAGAGTAGTATCATTTAATAAAATATTTTTTTCTGCATAAGTCAATAATTTGTTCCAGACAGTATCTATTTTTTTTATGTCTTTATAATCGCCTTTGTAGGGTAAATACAAAATTTTATACTTTGGAAGTATTACAATCTCATAATCAATTTCTTGGTTTGATAACGTAAAATTGTGATTATCTAAATAAGTAAAAGGGATATCCACTTTAATAACTTTTTTTCTATACTTTAATGGAGAAATTTCGAATCTACTTTTAAATGCTTTACTAAATACTGCTAAGTCATTAAAACCAACAATTGAAGCAACATCTGCAATTGTAGAGTTGGTGAACTTTATATATTCTGCTGATTTTTCAATTCTAATTCGCTTTATATATTGTCCTATTGATTCTTGATGTATTGCTTGAAAAATTCGATTAATATTTCGATAGGAGTAGAAACAAATATTTTCAATTTCTTTTGCAGTTATTTCTCTTTTAAAATTATCATGAATAAAATCAATTAGCGTTTTGTATCTATCTATTTGAGTTTTATTTTTCACAATTAAATAATCTTAAAAAGGTTAATTAAGAAATAATATAATGTATTTTTTAAATATTTTTCAGACTAGCTGATGGTGTTAATAAATAATTTAAAAAAGGTTTTAAAAATCGCCATAAAAAAGTCACAATAATTAATCCGATAACTATATAAAAAACTATTTCTCCAAATTCCATTTATACGTTTTTTTAGTTGCTAATCCCATATTTGTGGTCGTTCAATTCCAATAGTTCTTAAGTAACTTAAAATTTGTCCTGTATGAACCGATTCATGATATGCAATACGATTTAAATAATCTCCGAGTTTTTTAGACTGTCCAACTTCTTTTCTTTCAATTCTTACGTTTTCTAGATCTGATTCGTTTAGATTACTTATCATATCTAAGAATGCTGTTCGATATTTTTCAGAAAATTCTAGTTCATTTTTTAAATCTGAATATTTAAGCGCTTTCCAAGGTGATGAGTAATTACCTAAATTACCTCTATTCTCAATTATTTTATGAAATAGATGCTCACCTTCTAAAACGTGTCTAATCATTTCAATAATTGTAAAAGCATTTTCATCGGGTTTCCAATTAAGGTACTCATTTGGAATTCCACTCCATAAATTGATACTTCGTCTTCTAATTTCTGAAAAATTTAATAAGATAATTTCGTTTGAATTCATTGTCTTTAGAAGATTGTATTATAAAATACCTCTAGCTTTAATTTCAAGGTATTTATTGATGGTGTCGAGTGTAAGGTTTTCGGGTTGTGTAAGTACCGAATAAATACCGTATTTACGAAGTTCGTTTACAATTAATCGTTTTTCGAATGCAAATTTTTCAGCAATAACTTTGTCATATATTTCTTGTACGGTTTCAGCTTTCTTATTTATTAGATCATTCAATTCGGTATTGTTAAAGAAAACAATAACTAATAAATGGTTTTTTGCAATTCCTTTTAAATAGGGTAGTTGTCTGTGTAGGCCGTCAAGAGTTTCGAAGTTGGTGTAGAGCATGATCAAACTTCTTTGGTTAACGTGTTTTTTGATGTCTACATACAATCGACTGAAATCACTTTCAAAATAGTCGGTTTTTATGTTGTATAAACTCTCCATGATTTGTTGCATCTGACTCTGTCTTTTTTCTGCAACAACACGATTTTCTACTTTTTTTGAAAAAGTAAACATTCCTGCTTTGTCTTGTTTCTTAATAATTACATTAGACAAAACTAGGGTAGCATTTATAGCATAATCAAGTAAACTTAAACCGTTAAATGGCATTTTCATAACACGACCTTTGTCAATTGCCATATAAACGTTTTGCGATTTTTCATCTTGAAATTGGTTCACCATTAATTGGTTGCGCTTAGCAGTGGCTTTCCAGTTAATCGTACGAATATCATCGCCTTGCACATACTCTTTAATCTGTTCAAACTCCATGGTGTGTCCAATTCTCCTTATTTTCTTTAATCCATATTGGAATAAGTTATTTGAAAAAGCCATTAAATCATACTTGCGTAATTGAATGTAAGAAGGATAGGTGGGCACCATTTGATCTTTATTGAACGTGTATCTTTTGGCAATTAAACGTAAAGGTGAAACAGCGTAAAAATTAAGGCTACCAAAAGAATATTCACCACGTTCTGTTGGGCGAAGAAAGTATTGGTATTCGTCGTTTGACGAGGCTTTTACTTTTCGTTTTACTTCAAAATTTCGTTCTTGAAATTGAAATGGAATTTCATCTATAATTTTAGCTACTATCGGAAAAGTATATTTGTTTTTTATCTTAATTATAATAGGATTTTCATCTCCATTAGATAATTTTTCGGGGGTAATTCTGCTTGCTTCTATTTTGTTTCCAAACCCAAATAATAATAAGACATCTATGGCTGTAAAGACTAATAATACATACAACAAATACCATGTTGCGTTATAGAACATGGGAAAAAAATAAGCAACAACGAATAGGAATATGATTCCCATTAGGCAATAAAAAAAGAAATTATTGAGAAAGAGTTGTTTTATAAATTGCTTCATTCTTGTATTTGTTAGCTAACAATATTTTTATTCTTTTTGTTTACCAAAAAGTGTTTTCTAATTTTTATCTTGGAATCTCTACAGAATCGATAATCTGTTTGATAATTTCTGTACTTGTAATACCTTCCATTTCGCGCTCTGGTGTAACAACAACTCTATGTTGTAATACAGGAATAGCAGCTTCTTTAATGTCATCTGGCGTAACAAAGTCACGATTCTTTAGTGCTGCAAAACCTTTAGAAGCATTTAAAATAGCAATAGATGCTCTTGGTGAAGCTCCTAAATATAAAAACGGATTTTCACGTGTGTTTAAAACTATTTTAGCAATGTATTCTACTAAATTTGGCTCAATTAGAACTTGTTTTACCAATGCTTGAAATTCTAGAATATTACTTTTTGTAATTACTTGTGCAATGGTTGCCAATTTATCATTGTTTTGTAGCTCATTTTCTTTTTGAAGTATAGCAATTTCTTCTGATAAATTTGGATAATCGATGTTTATTTTGAATAAGAAACGGTCTAACTGTGCTTCTGGAAGACGATAAGTTCCTTCTTGTTCAATTGGGTTTTGTGTAGCAATAACAAGAAAAGGTAAATCTAACTTATAAGTATGTCCGTCAGCAGTAATTTGACGTTCTTCCATTACTTCAAACAAAGCAGCTTGTGTTTTTGCTGGAGCACGGTTAATTTCGTCAATTAAAACAAAATTAGAAAATATTGGTCCTTTTTTAAATTCGAAACTCGATTTAGATAAATCAAACACAGAAGTTCCTATAATATCAGATGGCATTAAATCGGGTGTAAACTGAATACGACTAAAATCTAAACTTAAGGTTCTTGATAGTAGTTTTGCAGTAATTGTTTTTGCAACTCCCGGAACACCTTCTAAAAGTACGTGTCCGTTTGAAAGAATTGCAACAAGTAGTTGATCTATCATTCTAGATTGTCCAACAATTACTTTTGAAATTTCTGTTCTTATATTATTTACACTTTCTTGAAGCGGTGTTAAATTTAATCTAGATTGAAAATTTACATTTTCGTTTGTATTTTCAAACGTGTTTGTGTTTAATTCTTCGTTGTTTTTGAAATTATTTTCCATATTTTGTTTTTTTTATTGAACGCAGGCAATGCTGGTTTATATTTTATATCTAAAGTAATAAGTACTATATATTTAATTTTTCGATTGCATTATTGAACTCAACTAAATCTTTATCAGAACTATTGGTTTGGTTGCGATATTTTTTGATGAGTCGGA is a genomic window of Flavobacterium jumunjinense containing:
- a CDS encoding DUF2059 domain-containing protein, which translates into the protein MVKTIYLVILTFLSIQGNAQTIEEKIEQLIERDGTISTIEKQITQTIKFQKKSNLVIHDNYWTALKNKVSKKSIDEFKLIVIPIYSQNYTESEIDSLITFFNSKTGKLITQKQPLLLDQMSLGLMQWSENLNSYIIEEIENKGKNDTSANEIEKFATEFKTKYGLQILNMNDLAIDQENNIGDLLVDFGKTDGKEDLTKVIRIKNNSNKEITFEKPTLLNSPALKFDWGNAPVKVGETRDLKITLIAEQAENRNYASFPINSSNGNKIQIGIKYEAPTKEISFEISENKLKYKKLKKDVSKPYVFVLKNTGKKDFHIYDIKMNKAIAYINYSKEVLKPNQKTEIRIIISKELIDKYTINDPRLKLKVDLKKGNMDSFSNYSNETIELSIE
- a CDS encoding DinB family protein → MNSNEIILLNFSEIRRRSINLWSGIPNEYLNWKPDENAFTIIEMIRHVLEGEHLFHKIIENRGNLGNYSSPWKALKYSDLKNELEFSEKYRTAFLDMISNLNESDLENVRIERKEVGQSKKLGDYLNRIAYHESVHTGQILSYLRTIGIERPQIWD
- a CDS encoding DUF58 domain-containing protein, which codes for MGIIFLFVVAYFFPMFYNATWYLLYVLLVFTAIDVLLLFGFGNKIEASRITPEKLSNGDENPIIIKIKNKYTFPIVAKIIDEIPFQFQERNFEVKRKVKASSNDEYQYFLRPTERGEYSFGSLNFYAVSPLRLIAKRYTFNKDQMVPTYPSYIQLRKYDLMAFSNNLFQYGLKKIRRIGHTMEFEQIKEYVQGDDIRTINWKATAKRNQLMVNQFQDEKSQNVYMAIDKGRVMKMPFNGLSLLDYAINATLVLSNVIIKKQDKAGMFTFSKKVENRVVAEKRQSQMQQIMESLYNIKTDYFESDFSRLYVDIKKHVNQRSLIMLYTNFETLDGLHRQLPYLKGIAKNHLLVIVFFNNTELNDLINKKAETVQEIYDKVIAEKFAFEKRLIVNELRKYGIYSVLTQPENLTLDTINKYLEIKARGIL
- a CDS encoding AraC family transcriptional regulator, whose amino-acid sequence is MKNKTQIDRYKTLIDFIHDNFKREITAKEIENICFYSYRNINRIFQAIHQESIGQYIKRIRIEKSAEYIKFTNSTIADVASIVGFNDLAVFSKAFKSRFEISPLKYRKKVIKVDIPFTYLDNHNFTLSNQEIDYEIVILPKYKILYLPYKGDYKDIKKIDTVWNKLLTYAEKNILLNDTTLFLAEIVDDNEITDTNNCRYNAAITIPEFEVFPQTGLYNVKMINQQKYAKFKHIGSHESSFETYTKIFANWMTTINQELIDKPILEIYSNEENKKKFITDIYIPIK
- a CDS encoding DUF418 domain-containing protein, producing MNNRIVGLDVARALAVIGMIIVNFKVVFGENGQNWLKTFSNILDGKAAATFVVLAGIGLALMTNTAIKNKDKVKLKSVRNRVAKRALFLFVVGISYITIWPADILHFYGVYMLITLLLSTSKEKTILIYGVLIILFFPLLMLLLNYEIDWDFNSLEYLNFWSIKAFLKNLLFNGFHPVIPWVAFILFGYWFGKQNLNDVKIVKKIFWYSLSALIAIQISSHLFILFLSEGSKIAYTELTAILGTNPMPPLPIYMFNGIALAFSLISACIIIAKRFENHILINALNKTGQLALTFYVAHVIIGMGIVDFINPSKMGNYTIEFSVVYALCFSLLCILFAVTWLKHKKNGPLEWVMRKLTD
- a CDS encoding AAA family ATPase, with translation MENNFKNNEELNTNTFENTNENVNFQSRLNLTPLQESVNNIRTEISKVIVGQSRMIDQLLVAILSNGHVLLEGVPGVAKTITAKLLSRTLSLDFSRIQFTPDLMPSDIIGTSVFDLSKSSFEFKKGPIFSNFVLIDEINRAPAKTQAALFEVMEERQITADGHTYKLDLPFLVIATQNPIEQEGTYRLPEAQLDRFLFKINIDYPNLSEEIAILQKENELQNNDKLATIAQVITKSNILEFQALVKQVLIEPNLVEYIAKIVLNTRENPFLYLGASPRASIAILNASKGFAALKNRDFVTPDDIKEAAIPVLQHRVVVTPEREMEGITSTEIIKQIIDSVEIPR